One part of the Tachyglossus aculeatus isolate mTacAcu1 chromosome 26, mTacAcu1.pri, whole genome shotgun sequence genome encodes these proteins:
- the LOC119945920 gene encoding LOW QUALITY PROTEIN: vasodilator-stimulated phosphoprotein (The sequence of the model RefSeq protein was modified relative to this genomic sequence to represent the inferred CDS: inserted 2 bases in 1 codon; substituted 1 base at 1 genomic stop codon) gives MSEAVMVSSRATVMLYDDANKRWLPAGTGTQAISRVQIFHNPTTNAFRVVGRKMQPDQQVVINCAIIRGLKYNQATPNFHQWRDTRQVWGLNFSSKEEASQFAAAMLEALEALEAGPVPSYPIQNGPSPEEMEQQKRQQQMEQMERERRVSTPGGXLGGPLLPRPGAPRPPPGPPPPPGPPPPPGLPPSGAGPPATGGGAGPPPGPTSPRAQXSGGGSGAAPGLASAIAGAKLRKVTKQDEAPGAGGPPPVPKSAGSSGGGLMEEMSAMLARRRKATLVGEKPPAAKEEPASQEESELPGTRTPAQPTEPTRRPWEKNSTTLPRMKSATALPSSEAPPAHSAAPAADESDLERVKQELLEEVRKELQRVKEEIIEAFVQELRKRGSP, from the exons ATGAG TGAGGCGGTGATGGTGTCCAGCCGGGCCACGGTCATGCTGTATGATGATGCCAACAAGCGCTGGCTGCCGGCGGGCACCGGGACCCAGGCCATCAGTCGTGTCCAGATCTTCCACAACCCCACCACCAACGCCTTCCGTGTCGTGGGCCGCAAGATGCAGCCAGACCAGCAG GTCGTCATAAACTGTGCCATCATCCGGGGGCTCAAATACAACCAGGCGACCCCCAACTTCCACCAGTGGCGTGACACTCGCCAGGTCTGGGGCCTCAACTTCAGTAGCAAGGAGGAGGCTTCCCAGTTCGCCGCCGCCATGCTCGAAGCCCTGGAGGCACTGGAGGCTG GCCCAGTGCCCTCATATCCGATCCAGAATGGACCTTCCCCTGAAGAGATGGAGCAGCAGAAAAG GCAGCAGCAGATGGAGCAGATGGAGCGAGAGCGTCGGGTCTCAACCCCAGGTGGGTGACTAGGCGGACCA CTGCTCCCCCGGCcgggggccccccgcccccccccaggacCGCCCCCGCCTCCGGGGCCGCCTCCGCCTCCAGGGCTGCCCCCGTCTGGGGCGGGTCCACCAGCCACTGGTGGAGGGGCcgggcccccccccggccccacctctccCCGCGCCCA ctctgggggtgggagtggggcagCCCCTGGCCTGGCTTCCGCCATCGCTGGAGCCAAACTCAGGAAAGTCACCAAG CAGGATGAGGCCCCTGGGGCAGGTGGGCCCCCACCCGTTCCCAAGAGTGCAGGAAGCTCTGGCGGGGGACTTATGGAGGAGATGAGCGCCATGCTAGCCCGCAG GAGGAAAGCTACGCTCGTAGGGGAGAAGCCGCCGGCTGCCAAGGAAGAACCGGCCAGT CAGGAAGAGTCTGAGCTCCCAGGTACCAGGACCCCCGCCCAGCCAACAG AGCCCACACGGAGACCCTGGGAGAAAAACAGCACAACGTTGCCACG GATGAAATCGGCCACTGCCCTCCCCAGCTCTGAAGCTCCCCCGGCCCACAGTGCCGCCCCCGCGGCGGACGAGTCGGACTTGGAACGGGTCAAACAG GAGCTGCTGGAGGAAGTGCGGAAGGAGCTGCAGAGGGTGAAGGAGGAGATAATCGAAG CCTTCGTCCAAGAGCTGAGGAAGCGGGGCTCCCCCTAG